From the genome of Triticum aestivum cultivar Chinese Spring chromosome 3B, IWGSC CS RefSeq v2.1, whole genome shotgun sequence, one region includes:
- the LOC123064954 gene encoding uncharacterized protein, producing the protein MEQWRNTAAQASARSFTYINGTNAVVETIIDARQQYSLAAEDCRRFRPGVHPLPNAGQGASAGGLIMDLAIGRIKRISRFHAVLGTVFSLCVAHIGLQANAPWWWDRWQLHHADAARHAETALQCLHSTKSHGHAALGVFHVMLRPPSPRAVAHVWAPAAEQLLRGAIDNLAMAEAAVERMRPAIVAQFFDASMLLHG; encoded by the coding sequence ATGGAGCAGTGGAGGAACACGGCGGCGCAGGCGTCGGCTCGCAGCTTTACCTACATCAACGGGACGAATGCAGTAGTCGAGACCATCATTGACGCCCGCCAGCAGTACAGCCTGGCCGCCGAGGACTGCCGCAGATTCCGCCCGGGCGTGCATCCCTTGCCCAACGCCGGCCAGGGCGCTTCAGCAGGCGGCCTCATCATGGACCTCGCCATCGGCCGGATCAAGCGCATCAGCAGGTTCCACGCCGTACTGGGCACCGTCTTCTCCCTCTGCGTTGCGCACATCGGGCTCCAGGCCAACGCGCCGTGGTGGTGGGACAGGTGGCAACTCCACCACGCCGACGCTGCCCGCCACGCGGAGACAGCGCTGCAGTGCCTACACTCCACCAAGTCGCACGGCCATGCGGCCCTCGGCGTGTTCCACGTCATGCTCAGGCCGCCATCGCCGCGAGCAGTCGCCCACGTCTGGGCACCCGCGGCCGAGCAGCTCCTGCGCGGCGCCATCGACAATCTGGCCATGGCGGAGGCCGCGGTGGAGCGGATGCGCCCGGCCATTGTCGCCCAGTTCTTCGACGCCTCGATGCTTCTTCATGGCTGA